Proteins from one Pseudoalteromonas rubra genomic window:
- a CDS encoding tryptophan 7-halogenase — protein sequence MSAIDDSREFDVAIVGGGPAGTATGIALQNIGVGRVFLAEAGRYSKPKIGESIPPDTRKLFQRLNIADAFEQQDHEPCLGSFSSWGSAQLGFNDNLFNPYGAGWHLDRRRFDQFMADQLKQRGGHLACKTRFASVSVKHNTPHPLQLSFDDQPPVRCRFVVDATGQSATVARRFGAQPKMQDAMLSIAAYFDCKDTDLNTLKLTLLEAIDLGWWYCASIPNNQLVVSLTTDAHIAKVHGLKDPKNWFALLNQSAHVAERVHSLAPPAHLHYWKTPSSLLNPPAGNGWLAVGDAASCYDPISSQGVYKALATGLKAAHAIADWLDNKPTTLAEYRQYIGNEFINYLSQREYFYQQEQRWHEAAFWLQRRAS from the coding sequence ATGAGCGCGATTGATGACAGCAGGGAATTTGACGTGGCCATTGTGGGTGGTGGTCCGGCAGGGACAGCGACAGGGATCGCGCTACAAAATATCGGCGTCGGCAGGGTTTTCCTTGCCGAGGCTGGTAGGTACAGCAAACCCAAAATTGGCGAGAGTATTCCGCCTGACACCCGTAAATTATTTCAACGCCTGAACATTGCTGATGCCTTTGAACAGCAAGACCATGAGCCTTGCCTGGGAAGTTTCTCCAGCTGGGGCAGCGCACAACTGGGGTTTAATGATAACCTGTTCAACCCCTATGGCGCGGGCTGGCATCTCGACAGACGTCGCTTTGACCAGTTTATGGCAGATCAGTTAAAACAAAGGGGGGGTCACCTTGCCTGTAAAACGCGCTTTGCGTCTGTCTCTGTTAAGCACAACACGCCCCATCCATTGCAGTTATCTTTTGACGACCAGCCGCCTGTACGATGTCGCTTTGTGGTGGATGCCACAGGTCAATCTGCCACTGTTGCCCGCAGATTTGGCGCCCAACCCAAAATGCAGGATGCGATGTTAAGCATTGCCGCTTATTTTGATTGCAAAGATACTGACTTAAATACACTCAAGCTCACTTTGCTTGAGGCCATCGACCTTGGCTGGTGGTATTGCGCCTCTATTCCGAACAACCAGTTGGTGGTCAGTTTGACAACCGATGCCCATATCGCCAAAGTGCATGGTTTGAAAGATCCCAAAAACTGGTTCGCCCTGTTAAATCAAAGCGCACATGTGGCAGAACGCGTGCACAGCCTTGCCCCGCCTGCACATTTACACTACTGGAAAACCCCCTCCAGTTTGCTTAATCCACCAGCAGGCAATGGCTGGCTGGCGGTTGGCGATGCCGCATCCTGCTATGACCCCATCAGCTCTCAGGGGGTTTATAAAGCGCTGGCAACCGGGCTTAAAGCCGCACACGCCATCGCAGACTGGCTGGATAACAAGCCAACTACACTGGCTGAGTACCGACAATACATAGGCAATGAGTTTATTAATTACCTCAGCCAAAGAGAATATTTCTACCAACAAGAGCAACGCTGGCATGAGGCCGCATTCTGGCTACAGCGCCGGGCAAGCTGA
- a CDS encoding LodA/GoxA family CTQ-dependent oxidase — protein MSKTLFKIHPAIGIARVGNSEEYYLAPESIAALPQPGKPQKTTGGLPLDPATGEVITSSQLRDEQGAFKRQAARFRVFAYTDVDQPSYPEQSHSQELTVGTSFQGKTVTNIKWCVHLANKKSAWFVNDDDHGVVAYENGKFPVLRNLSEGLDPYNESRLSRLVIDAGPRVVDRETPEAEFDNNEVAAYLQDGNKVEVADYPKSFPYMHFDYLDIPEKNEQVTSTQFKIKDVVDRSDIHKARTPYGITSLGELHTDAEGRLIVAGGYGKAVGWRLDSKDKPVPIEGPVNNDQWFDDTSDGPVTAVVEFDDGSIEEVFGGWAVVTDPSYAPQTLNVVSLFDEAYDTFVRKLNLQPELYRNGKFNPDYKPAFDDHIKPIFKATGQQLWNAYLPEIAIQAHKSVDAIIAEDDPDSTILAGLAYIRQPNPGTEATWRSQSIDEGAPLMPLALGDSSAAGGKPFLTPTVTQYQFLHSWSNHNYVHTSTQKLNEGEYLDRATLQNCLGGRFSPGIDMTWIIREPAMYQDWLTGAGPFRIKHKPLNYANVQTDKPFLGLGWIPQHEDVEHLGLEPGDATKFMALPWHADYNSCAIHQTSPNDLNSETLYWSWPAQRPVTVYVAEDYDINSKELPAQRYSVRGSGTYPQENSPGDKHDLANAGRFWEYREMLTKWDDIGVIVQGTVIDDGKQYADNVYLEVESRLKGCEPKLADPTPWPMIGGNGTATKKK, from the coding sequence ATGTCTAAAACACTATTTAAAATTCACCCTGCTATTGGCATTGCACGCGTTGGTAACAGTGAAGAATATTACCTAGCGCCTGAGAGCATCGCTGCGCTACCTCAGCCAGGCAAACCACAGAAAACCACGGGGGGATTGCCGCTCGACCCTGCTACAGGTGAAGTGATCACCAGCTCTCAATTGCGCGATGAGCAAGGTGCTTTTAAACGCCAGGCAGCACGCTTTCGTGTGTTTGCTTACACAGACGTTGATCAACCAAGCTACCCTGAACAAAGCCATAGCCAGGAGCTGACTGTGGGCACCAGCTTTCAGGGCAAAACCGTGACTAACATCAAATGGTGTGTGCATCTGGCCAATAAGAAATCGGCCTGGTTTGTAAACGACGATGACCACGGTGTGGTTGCCTACGAAAATGGTAAGTTCCCGGTGTTACGTAACCTGTCTGAGGGCCTGGACCCGTATAATGAAAGCCGGTTATCCCGACTGGTCATAGACGCAGGCCCACGCGTGGTTGACCGGGAGACGCCCGAGGCTGAGTTTGATAACAACGAAGTAGCGGCTTACCTGCAAGACGGTAACAAAGTTGAAGTCGCGGATTACCCTAAATCCTTCCCGTACATGCACTTTGACTACCTGGATATCCCAGAGAAAAACGAACAAGTGACAAGTACTCAGTTCAAGATTAAAGACGTGGTAGATCGCAGCGACATCCATAAAGCACGTACACCTTATGGGATCACTAGCCTGGGTGAGCTGCATACGGATGCAGAAGGAAGGCTAATTGTTGCCGGTGGTTATGGTAAGGCTGTTGGCTGGAGGCTCGATAGCAAAGACAAGCCAGTGCCGATTGAAGGGCCCGTCAACAACGACCAGTGGTTTGACGATACGTCAGACGGCCCGGTGACGGCTGTGGTTGAGTTTGACGACGGTAGCATCGAGGAAGTATTCGGCGGCTGGGCGGTTGTGACCGACCCCAGTTACGCACCACAAACGCTAAATGTGGTTTCTCTGTTTGATGAAGCCTACGATACCTTTGTCAGAAAGCTGAATTTACAACCTGAGTTATATCGCAATGGTAAATTTAATCCGGATTATAAACCGGCATTTGATGACCACATTAAACCGATTTTTAAAGCAACCGGGCAGCAATTGTGGAACGCCTACTTACCTGAAATTGCCATCCAGGCTCACAAATCGGTAGACGCAATCATCGCCGAAGATGACCCAGACAGCACCATTTTAGCTGGCTTAGCCTATATTCGTCAGCCTAATCCGGGCACCGAGGCAACCTGGCGATCGCAATCGATTGACGAAGGCGCACCACTAATGCCGCTGGCATTGGGTGATTCCAGCGCAGCGGGTGGCAAGCCCTTTTTGACCCCCACCGTCACTCAGTACCAGTTCCTGCACAGCTGGTCGAATCATAACTATGTGCACACCAGCACGCAAAAGCTCAATGAGGGCGAATACCTGGATCGGGCGACTCTGCAAAACTGCTTAGGTGGACGTTTTAGCCCGGGCATTGATATGACCTGGATCATTCGCGAGCCCGCCATGTATCAGGACTGGCTGACCGGTGCAGGGCCATTTCGTATCAAGCATAAACCGCTTAACTACGCGAACGTGCAAACCGATAAGCCATTTTTGGGCTTGGGCTGGATCCCACAACATGAAGACGTTGAGCATTTGGGTTTAGAGCCAGGTGATGCTACTAAGTTTATGGCCCTGCCCTGGCATGCGGATTATAACTCCTGCGCCATCCACCAGACTTCGCCGAATGACCTCAATTCTGAAACGCTCTACTGGTCATGGCCGGCGCAGCGCCCGGTTACAGTTTATGTAGCGGAAGACTATGATATCAATAGCAAAGAACTACCGGCACAGCGTTACTCGGTACGAGGCTCCGGCACTTATCCGCAGGAAAACTCTCCAGGAGATAAACATGACTTAGCCAATGCAGGGCGCTTCTGGGAGTACCGGGAAATGCTGACCAAGTGGGACGACATTGGCGTAATAGTTCAGGGCACGGTGATTGATGATGGCAAGCAGTACGCTGACAACGTGTACCTTGAAGTTGAAAGCAGATTGAAGGGCTGTGAACCTAAGTTAGCCGACCCAACTCCCTGGCCAATGATAGGTGGTAATGGCACAGCAACGAAAAAGAAATAA
- a CDS encoding ferritin-like domain-containing protein, whose protein sequence is MIKLENPSNFLMAKPLQKPKKVTCGWTAEQLHEHLQWAVDVEMYTIPFYMAAMYSIKDQSTEAGRLIKSVVNQEMLHLQSAANLANAYGTDLEIRAPQYGTTIPHLDFDLDDPNPKDIYFPHSTAIGAFDVERLNTMCIIEFPTWKEKGGTGATDEYGSIGELYAAIKAGCEARVDLLQANAKQVNHFGNFYPDTQLTITKAGSDGLTQAYNLIDLITDQGEGYEKTAQYIPPEYQNRADDIQPTWDHYEKFTYLLKQPLPETHAIVPYGERQKSLQQIQLQHFSEFLEIMNETFTTGNTPDDFAVVMYKNGAAISACWQNGVLPLFSMPNDQ, encoded by the coding sequence ATGATTAAACTCGAGAACCCGTCAAATTTTTTGATGGCAAAACCATTACAAAAGCCAAAAAAAGTGACATGTGGCTGGACTGCTGAACAATTACATGAACACTTACAGTGGGCGGTTGACGTTGAGATGTACACCATTCCATTTTATATGGCTGCTATGTATTCCATTAAAGATCAATCTACTGAAGCTGGTCGCTTGATCAAGTCGGTCGTGAACCAGGAGATGTTACACCTGCAAAGCGCGGCAAACCTTGCCAACGCCTATGGTACTGACCTTGAGATCCGCGCCCCTCAGTATGGCACAACCATCCCCCATCTGGATTTTGACCTGGATGACCCTAACCCGAAAGACATCTACTTCCCACACTCAACGGCCATTGGCGCGTTTGACGTGGAAAGACTGAATACTATGTGTATTATCGAATTCCCCACCTGGAAAGAGAAAGGCGGTACCGGTGCCACAGATGAATATGGCTCCATTGGCGAGTTATACGCTGCAATCAAAGCAGGATGTGAAGCACGTGTTGATTTACTTCAGGCCAACGCAAAACAGGTAAACCACTTTGGAAACTTTTACCCTGATACGCAGCTGACAATCACCAAAGCTGGATCTGATGGTTTGACCCAGGCATATAACCTCATTGATTTAATCACCGATCAGGGAGAAGGGTATGAAAAAACAGCACAGTATATTCCGCCAGAATATCAAAATCGTGCGGATGATATTCAGCCTACGTGGGATCACTACGAAAAATTCACTTACCTGTTAAAACAGCCTTTGCCGGAAACCCACGCGATTGTGCCTTACGGTGAACGACAAAAGAGCCTGCAACAAATTCAGTTGCAACACTTTAGCGAATTTCTGGAAATCATGAATGAGACCTTCACGACAGGGAACACCCCGGATGACTTCGCGGTAGTGATGTACAAAAATGGCGCAGCAATCTCAGCCTGCTGGCAAAATGGCGTGTTGCCTTTGTTTTCAATGCCAAATGATCAATAA
- a CDS encoding esterase/lipase family protein encodes MKKITLSLLLCVISLFAQLAHSNDELEYPVVLVHGLFGFDNLLGVDYFYRVPSVIRQEGGNVYVAEVSSAHNSELRGEQLLEQIALIRALTGKDKVNLIGHSQGAQTIRYVASVKPQWVASVTSIGGVNWGSRFADVVRGGVDQGSFSELFLASLANGLAGLIDLLSGKPTAPKDALEALSALTTEGTIAFNQKYPEGVPAQYCGQGDTLASNGVYYFSWSGSRAWTNLLDPADNALLLFSGVFDEANDGLVSACSSNLGYVIGNDFKMNHLDQVNQTIGIHHLFETDPLTVYRQHIRRLKGLNL; translated from the coding sequence ATGAAAAAAATAACACTCTCACTCTTACTTTGCGTGATATCACTCTTTGCGCAACTGGCGCACAGTAATGATGAGCTCGAATACCCTGTGGTGCTGGTTCATGGTTTGTTTGGTTTTGATAATTTACTGGGGGTCGATTATTTCTATCGGGTGCCTTCGGTGATCCGCCAGGAAGGAGGAAATGTCTATGTGGCAGAAGTCTCATCGGCACACAACTCAGAACTGCGCGGTGAGCAACTGTTGGAACAGATTGCACTTATCAGAGCACTGACAGGCAAAGATAAAGTCAACCTGATTGGCCATAGCCAAGGCGCACAAACCATTCGTTATGTGGCATCGGTTAAGCCCCAGTGGGTTGCGTCGGTAACCAGTATTGGTGGGGTTAACTGGGGGAGCCGCTTTGCTGATGTGGTGCGTGGTGGTGTAGATCAGGGGTCTTTTTCGGAGCTGTTCTTAGCGTCTCTGGCCAATGGTCTGGCTGGATTGATTGACTTATTGTCAGGCAAGCCAACGGCGCCCAAAGATGCGCTTGAAGCGCTAAGTGCCCTGACAACTGAGGGTACCATAGCATTTAATCAAAAGTATCCTGAAGGTGTGCCGGCTCAGTATTGCGGTCAGGGTGATACGCTGGCCAGTAACGGGGTGTACTATTTTTCCTGGAGCGGCAGTCGGGCATGGACCAATCTGCTGGACCCGGCTGATAATGCCTTGTTGCTGTTCTCTGGTGTGTTTGACGAAGCCAATGACGGGCTGGTTTCGGCTTGCTCAAGTAATCTGGGTTATGTGATTGGCAATGATTTTAAGATGAATCATCTGGATCAGGTCAATCAGACCATTGGTATTCATCATTTGTTCGAAACAGATCCTCTGACTGTGTATCGTCAGCATATTCGCCGTCTGAAGGGATTAAATCTATGA
- a CDS encoding lipase secretion chaperone, which produces MRYWRLLSLSCVGLSICLWSVLSARDHDVTTQMVTGSARTVTEPPHQIEAQSVAVMPAESEHCGAITRAHKHQLDDWVLLLQMEQLEQHWAQQTQRLPPCLRDIAHDYMAYKQALTQVDTNLTMHERFEALQTLQGQYFSIEVIAAWFESENRWHAQTLARWQILSDKTLSEQTQTELIEAHISQLPQTERQTIEVTQTLITLKHSWHTMDYNQLSARYGDAAAQRLMQVRHNQSSWTQRVSEYKQRRSELLEKGASDDVLASLTQTLFTQNERKRLSVILSQAH; this is translated from the coding sequence ATGAGGTACTGGCGTCTGCTTTCACTCAGTTGTGTTGGGCTAAGTATCTGCCTTTGGTCTGTGTTATCCGCACGGGACCATGATGTAACCACTCAGATGGTGACAGGCTCCGCACGCACAGTGACAGAGCCGCCACACCAGATTGAAGCGCAATCTGTCGCTGTGATGCCAGCAGAGTCTGAGCATTGCGGCGCCATTACCCGGGCACACAAGCACCAGCTCGACGACTGGGTTTTGTTATTGCAAATGGAGCAACTGGAACAGCACTGGGCGCAGCAGACACAGCGCTTACCACCTTGTTTGCGAGATATCGCCCATGATTATATGGCCTATAAACAGGCACTGACTCAGGTAGATACTAACCTGACTATGCACGAGCGTTTTGAAGCACTGCAAACGCTTCAGGGGCAGTACTTTTCCATTGAAGTAATAGCCGCTTGGTTTGAAAGCGAGAACCGTTGGCACGCTCAGACTTTAGCGCGCTGGCAGATTTTATCTGACAAAACCCTGAGCGAGCAGACCCAGACTGAGTTGATTGAAGCGCATATCAGTCAGTTACCACAAACAGAGCGGCAAACCATAGAGGTTACCCAAACCCTGATCACGCTAAAACACAGTTGGCACACCATGGATTACAATCAACTCAGTGCCAGGTATGGAGATGCAGCAGCACAGCGTTTAATGCAAGTACGCCATAATCAATCCAGTTGGACGCAGCGAGTAAGCGAGTATAAACAACGACGGTCTGAGCTTTTAGAGAAAGGCGCGTCTGATGACGTACTGGCATCGCTGACACAAACTTTGTTTACACAAAACGAGCGAAAAAGACTGTCCGTTATTTTGTCACAGGCGCACTAA
- a CDS encoding thiol-disulfide oxidoreductase DCC family protein, which translates to MRKLTIFYDGTCPLCVKEMTALTKRDKTKQIATVDIFSKEFTQYPNIDAKEANTILHALDADGNLLLGLDVTHQAWQLVGMGWLYAPLRWPIIRPVADKVYLVFAKNRYRVSYWLTGRSRCDSGVCRK; encoded by the coding sequence ATGCGTAAACTAACCATATTTTATGACGGCACCTGTCCGCTGTGCGTAAAAGAAATGACGGCACTGACAAAACGCGATAAGACCAAGCAGATCGCAACCGTAGATATATTCAGTAAGGAATTTACACAGTATCCAAACATTGATGCAAAAGAAGCTAACACGATACTACATGCGCTTGATGCAGACGGTAATCTATTACTCGGTCTCGACGTCACACATCAGGCCTGGCAACTGGTGGGGATGGGGTGGTTATATGCGCCACTGAGATGGCCAATCATCAGACCGGTCGCCGACAAGGTCTATTTAGTGTTTGCAAAAAACCGCTACCGTGTTTCTTATTGGCTCACTGGCCGCTCCCGGTGCGACAGCGGCGTATGTCGAAAATAA
- a CDS encoding methyl-accepting chemotaxis protein: MAIKDLSITKQIGLSFSSVFLVFFAVSLLTYNGLSGVRDDLGFIVKTSIPSVEVVKDIKIDLTTIRKDEFGATMNPKHPEMAEWLAILDDLRSGVDRKIHLYSQLDVSDKEQRQFEAFARAWRQYAAATSDFNSLVRNAKVAQANDIVLNSYPTFSRAMDELSALEKINSDNVGNAETSAVTAVNMVINAIIISTLVSALMIALICIVLSGAVRRPLEKAMNLAGNIANGDLSTRIEIDSVGQNELGSLLVSLEKMRQQLNGLVVKINDSAILLSSAVEEVNMISAQNAKGMENQQNELQSVASAMTEMQAAVTEVAQSTEMGAESANQAHMKSREGSVALKSSMTHISAVADTVTHAGELAVNLEKNSKNINVVVDVIREIAEQTNLLALNAAIEAARAGTQGRGFAVVADEVRSLARRTQDSTTQIVEIVSDLQQKSKETGEATRTCQTGIDVCVEQTDTVSKTISQIEQEIDSIAAMSTQIAAACNEQSVVSEELNRNIENINVAGVEMTEGANQISHACHEVSELAHDLKSCVEQFKL, encoded by the coding sequence ATGGCAATAAAAGACTTATCAATTACCAAGCAAATTGGCCTGAGTTTTTCATCTGTATTTTTAGTTTTTTTCGCGGTGAGTTTACTGACCTATAACGGACTGAGTGGTGTTCGTGACGATCTGGGCTTTATTGTGAAAACAAGTATTCCTTCTGTTGAGGTAGTGAAGGACATTAAAATAGACTTGACCACCATACGTAAAGATGAGTTTGGTGCGACCATGAATCCGAAGCATCCAGAAATGGCTGAGTGGCTCGCTATTTTGGATGATTTACGTAGCGGTGTTGATCGCAAAATACATCTATATAGCCAGTTGGATGTCTCGGACAAAGAGCAGCGCCAGTTTGAGGCCTTCGCCCGGGCATGGCGACAGTATGCGGCAGCGACCTCAGATTTTAATTCTCTGGTACGCAATGCCAAAGTGGCTCAGGCGAATGACATTGTGCTCAACAGCTATCCTACTTTTTCCAGAGCAATGGATGAGCTTAGTGCACTGGAAAAAATAAACAGTGACAATGTAGGAAATGCTGAAACCTCAGCGGTCACGGCCGTCAACATGGTGATTAACGCCATTATCATTAGTACCTTAGTGTCAGCGTTAATGATTGCGTTGATCTGTATCGTGCTCAGTGGGGCAGTCAGGCGACCGCTGGAAAAAGCCATGAATCTGGCTGGAAATATTGCAAACGGCGATCTGAGTACCCGCATTGAAATCGATTCGGTGGGTCAAAATGAACTTGGCTCCTTACTGGTCTCACTAGAGAAAATGCGTCAGCAGCTAAACGGCCTTGTTGTGAAAATAAATGACAGCGCTATCTTGCTCTCTTCTGCTGTTGAAGAGGTTAATATGATCTCGGCACAAAATGCTAAAGGCATGGAGAATCAACAAAATGAGTTGCAGTCCGTTGCCTCGGCAATGACCGAAATGCAGGCTGCAGTGACTGAGGTGGCACAAAGCACAGAAATGGGCGCTGAATCAGCTAATCAGGCACATATGAAGTCTCGCGAGGGGAGTGTGGCACTGAAAAGTAGTATGACACATATTTCTGCGGTGGCGGATACCGTCACACATGCGGGTGAGCTGGCCGTTAATCTTGAAAAGAACTCTAAAAATATCAATGTGGTTGTGGATGTGATCCGCGAGATTGCGGAGCAAACTAATTTACTGGCGTTGAATGCAGCCATTGAAGCGGCGCGTGCAGGTACGCAAGGGCGAGGCTTTGCTGTGGTGGCTGATGAAGTGCGTTCACTGGCACGTCGGACGCAAGATTCAACCACCCAAATTGTCGAAATTGTCAGTGATTTGCAACAGAAATCCAAAGAGACTGGCGAAGCAACCCGGACCTGTCAGACGGGGATTGATGTGTGTGTTGAACAAACTGACACGGTCAGTAAAACCATCAGTCAGATTGAGCAGGAAATTGACAGCATTGCCGCCATGAGCACTCAAATTGCGGCAGCGTGTAACGAGCAGTCTGTGGTGTCCGAAGAGCTCAACCGAAATATTGAGAACATTAATGTCGCGGGTGTTGAAATGACCGAAGGCGCAAATCAAATTTCTCATGCCTGTCATGAAGTCAGTGAACTGGCGCATGACCTCAAATCTTGTGTTGAGCAGTTTAAGTTATAA
- a CDS encoding GTP-binding protein, with protein sequence MASNDEFIKQAIFIDTIGAKGHGKTTLTAAITQVLAKDHMAVAQDFAALNNAPQHKARSGVTFYRSEAVYESSARVCIQYDCPSYMDHAKGINSGETRVDAAILVVSQDPDFSRACDEYLMLLRDFGVSHIILFMNKCDLEQYDELKGACRVTCKRAA encoded by the coding sequence ATGGCAAGCAATGATGAATTTATTAAACAAGCTATCTTTATCGATACGATCGGTGCCAAAGGGCACGGTAAAACGACCTTAACCGCTGCTATCACGCAGGTTCTGGCAAAAGATCATATGGCGGTAGCACAAGACTTTGCCGCATTAAATAATGCGCCACAACACAAAGCGCGCTCTGGCGTGACCTTTTACCGCTCAGAAGCGGTGTATGAATCCTCGGCCCGAGTGTGCATTCAATATGATTGTCCCAGCTATATGGACCACGCTAAAGGGATCAACAGTGGCGAAACCAGAGTCGATGCCGCGATTCTGGTGGTCAGTCAGGACCCCGATTTTAGCAGAGCATGCGACGAATACCTGATGTTATTGCGAGATTTCGGCGTCAGTCACATCATATTATTTATGAATAAGTGCGATTTGGAGCAGTACGACGAGCTAAAGGGGGCTTGTCGAGTCACTTGTAAGAGAGCAGCTTAA
- a CDS encoding EF-Tu/IF-2/RF-3 family GTPase — translation MIYGSALQALEGVPVWEDKIRDLIRTMDDYFIDPVLFKDQPFMMPVEDIFISPRRDTQAYSRIETGTIRVHDPIELVGIRDTRQTSCSSIDIGAHPQERVSAGDSAAIGLKGIPRSDIERGMVLCKAGTLKSSPSFEARIYCLTSEEGVRRTPLHNDFKADFSLNYLDVVGTADWTRNIEMMMPGDELHVTVRLSKSMAVKMGTKFEIRQQGQIVGVGHVTCPID, via the coding sequence GTGATCTATGGTTCGGCATTGCAAGCGCTTGAAGGCGTGCCCGTTTGGGAGGATAAAATACGAGACTTAATCAGGACGATGGATGACTATTTTATAGACCCGGTATTATTTAAAGACCAGCCTTTTATGATGCCTGTTGAGGATATATTTATCTCACCGCGTCGTGATACGCAAGCTTATAGCAGAATTGAGACGGGTACTATACGAGTACATGACCCCATTGAGCTGGTTGGTATCAGAGATACGCGGCAGACAAGTTGTTCAAGCATTGATATTGGGGCCCACCCACAAGAAAGGGTGAGTGCGGGGGATAGCGCGGCGATAGGCCTCAAAGGGATCCCACGCTCTGATATTGAAAGAGGGATGGTGCTTTGTAAAGCGGGTACGCTGAAATCATCTCCAAGTTTTGAAGCGCGGATTTATTGCTTGACCAGCGAAGAGGGCGTACGTAGAACCCCTTTGCACAATGATTTTAAAGCTGACTTTAGCCTAAACTACCTTGACGTGGTAGGCACGGCGGACTGGACTCGGAACATTGAAATGATGATGCCAGGCGATGAGCTACATGTAACTGTCAGACTAAGTAAGTCTATGGCTGTAAAAATGGGTACTAAGTTCGAAATTCGTCAACAAGGTCAGATTGTTGGTGTAGGGCACGTGACATGCCCCATTGATTGA
- a CDS encoding sensor histidine kinase: MKTLKQQLFRATWLGAVLLISVYTLILSTIIMYTENRSSEHRLAIVAPYHFDKLAKVPFTQYQVNPLLTLYAGFDILPSKIQTSLSPQWTGITTLQLDDESEFSILAYSIDHEAGKQIYYAVEDVNPVEWDDTELIFVEFGIATAGILLFLLATYLIRLQAEHLAKPLQELVHHISDHDKDDCDTDIVTRNSCLEIYQIETAVNHYRHRMKQMLHREQTFTRYVSHELRTPMMAIKGNVSVLQKRSGNNKQLNGINAALDTVNELIHTFLCLARQPEITHQSIEVDDEWVSDMTMALQKKCEANQVDLSWKLLQPCQLECEPVLLRTLIHNLLDNAINCTLGGQVDLFVSQSSIIVVDSGIGLTDKPRGYDGFGVGLQIVEDICAKYHWEFRLENNPSKGCKAIVLMNKHT; encoded by the coding sequence ATGAAGACACTTAAACAACAATTATTTCGGGCAACCTGGCTTGGTGCCGTGCTGCTAATTTCTGTGTATACGCTCATACTCAGCACGATTATTATGTACACCGAGAACCGAAGTAGTGAACATCGCTTGGCGATTGTTGCCCCTTATCACTTCGACAAACTGGCAAAAGTGCCTTTCACACAATACCAGGTGAATCCGCTACTAACTCTGTACGCAGGGTTCGACATATTGCCGTCCAAAATTCAAACTTCACTGAGCCCTCAGTGGACAGGTATCACTACACTCCAGCTAGATGATGAAAGTGAGTTCAGTATCCTAGCCTATTCAATTGATCATGAGGCAGGTAAGCAAATCTATTATGCCGTGGAAGATGTTAACCCAGTAGAGTGGGATGACACAGAACTCATATTTGTCGAATTCGGTATCGCCACCGCAGGCATCCTGTTGTTTCTGCTCGCCACTTACCTTATTCGATTACAGGCAGAACACCTCGCCAAGCCGCTTCAGGAGTTAGTGCATCACATCAGCGACCATGATAAAGATGATTGTGATACGGATATCGTCACGAGAAACAGCTGTCTGGAGATCTATCAAATTGAAACCGCGGTGAATCACTATCGACACCGTATGAAACAGATGCTCCACAGAGAACAAACGTTTACTCGCTACGTCAGCCATGAATTACGCACACCTATGATGGCGATTAAAGGGAATGTCTCCGTTTTGCAAAAACGCAGTGGCAACAACAAGCAACTGAATGGGATCAACGCAGCACTGGACACAGTCAATGAGCTCATCCATACCTTCTTATGCCTGGCACGGCAACCCGAAATCACTCACCAATCTATAGAAGTAGATGATGAATGGGTGTCGGACATGACTATGGCTTTGCAAAAAAAGTGTGAGGCAAACCAGGTGGACTTATCCTGGAAGCTCCTGCAGCCCTGTCAACTTGAGTGCGAACCCGTATTGCTTAGAACACTTATTCATAATCTGCTGGATAACGCGATAAACTGCACACTTGGTGGACAAGTTGACTTATTCGTCAGCCAGTCCAGCATTATAGTTGTTGACTCCGGCATTGGACTGACAGACAAACCCAGAGGCTACGACGGTTTCGGCGTAGGATTACAAATTGTGGAAGACATTTGCGCTAAATATCACTGGGAGTTTAGATTGGAAAACAACCCTTCAAAGGGCTGTAAAGCAATCGTCCTCATGAATAAGCACACTTAA